The Candidatus Zixiibacteriota bacterium nucleotide sequence ATTCGTCAAGGGTAGTTGGAAATACGGAGAATTGAAGGGGATCAAACTGCTCGCGGATTTTGTGGAAATGGAGCAAGTAGGGGAAGGCTTCGTCGGTATCATCGACGACAACAAAGATCGAGCAGTCCACGTGGCGGCGGCCAGGGCGGGATTAGCTACGGCGCGCGAAATCATGCATTCCGGTAAATACGATATCGTCATTCTGGATGAACTGAACGTAGCCGTCGACCTCGGACTGATTGAACTTGACGATGTCCTGACGCTTCTGAAGGAGAAACCGCCGCAGCTTCACGTTGTCGTCACCGGTCGCAATGCCAAACCGGAACTGATCGAACTTGCCGACCTGGTCACTGAGATGCGCGAAATCAAGCATCCGTTCCAGCAGGGAATACTGGCGCAGAAAGCCATTGACTGGTAGCGCGGGAACCTTTTGATTCCAGCGCCATTCAATATCATGGCAGATTTATGGGGCTGGCGAAGAAGCGGACTACTCTTGTGAGGCAACGACAGACGCATGAAAACTGACTACGATATCATCATCATCGGGGGCGGTCCCGCCGGGTTAACAGCCGGGCTCTACGGTGCCCGCGCCAACTTGAAGACGCTGTCCATCGAGAAATATCTCGCCGG carries:
- the cobO gene encoding cob(I)yrinic acid a,c-diamide adenosyltransferase, whose product is MTGKEEENKGLIIVYTGNGKGKTTAALGMCIRAAGYKKKIRILQFVKGSWKYGELKGIKLLADFVEMEQVGEGFVGIIDDNKDRAVHVAAARAGLATAREIMHSGKYDIVILDELNVAVDLGLIELDDVLTLLKEKPPQLHVVVTGRNAKPELIELADLVTEMREIKHPFQQGILAQKAIDW